In Amycolatopsis endophytica, the following are encoded in one genomic region:
- the hpnH gene encoding adenosyl-hopene transferase HpnH: MGMPLRQSIRLGAFLAKQKLRRQEKFAILVELEPLFACNLKCGGCGKIQQPAHLLKQRMPVQQAVGAVEESGAPMVSIAGGEPLMHPQIDEITRILLERNKIVFLCTNALLLPKHIHKFKPHRNFTWMVHIDGLEDKHDASVRKEGGFQAAVEAIKLAQSQGFKVMTNTTFFNTDSPQDVIDVLDYLNDVVKVDNMQLSPGYAYEKAPDQEHFLGVQQTRELFTKAFAEGRRKKWRLNHSPVFLDFIEGKRDLECTPWGIPSYSLLGWQRPCYLLDDGYAKTWRELIEDTDWDKFGRGKDPRCANCMAHCGYEPTAVIATTSSLKETIRAAVSV; encoded by the coding sequence ATGGGCATGCCGTTGCGCCAGTCGATCCGGCTGGGAGCGTTCCTGGCCAAGCAGAAGCTGCGGCGACAGGAGAAGTTCGCGATCCTGGTCGAGCTGGAACCGTTGTTCGCGTGCAACCTCAAGTGCGGTGGCTGCGGGAAGATCCAGCAGCCCGCGCACCTGCTGAAGCAGCGGATGCCGGTGCAGCAGGCCGTCGGTGCCGTGGAGGAGAGCGGCGCGCCGATGGTGTCCATCGCCGGCGGCGAGCCGTTGATGCACCCGCAGATCGACGAGATCACCAGGATCCTGCTGGAGCGCAACAAGATCGTGTTCCTGTGCACGAACGCGTTGTTGCTGCCCAAGCACATCCACAAGTTCAAGCCGCACCGCAACTTCACGTGGATGGTGCACATCGACGGCCTGGAGGACAAGCACGACGCCTCCGTCCGCAAGGAGGGCGGTTTCCAGGCCGCGGTCGAGGCGATCAAACTCGCGCAGTCCCAGGGTTTCAAGGTCATGACGAACACGACGTTCTTCAACACCGACAGCCCGCAGGACGTGATCGACGTGCTGGACTACCTGAACGATGTCGTGAAGGTCGACAACATGCAGCTGTCCCCGGGCTACGCCTACGAGAAGGCACCGGACCAGGAGCACTTCCTCGGTGTGCAGCAGACGCGGGAACTGTTCACGAAGGCTTTCGCCGAGGGCCGCCGCAAGAAGTGGCGCCTGAACCACTCGCCGGTGTTCCTCGACTTCATCGAGGGCAAGCGGGATCTCGAATGCACGCCGTGGGGAATCCCGTCATACTCGTTGCTGGGCTGGCAGCGTCCGTGTTACCTGCTGGACGACGGCTACGCGAAGACCTGGCGCGAGCTGATCGAGGACACGGACTGGGACAAGTTCGGCCGCGGCAAGGACCCACGCTGCGCGAACTGCATGGCCCACTGCGGCTACGAACCGACAGCCGTCATCGCCACGACCAGCAGCCTCAAGGAGACGATTCGCGCCGCCGTGAGCGTATAA
- a CDS encoding quinone oxidoreductase family protein, whose translation MPTAVQIRRTGGPEVLEVGDVEIGDPGPGELLVDVAAAGVNYIDTYQRSGIYKLDLPVTLGQEGAGTVTAVGEGVTGFAAGDRVAWQGHLGGYAQRARIPAQIAVKVPDGVSDETAAATMLQGVTAHYLVRSTYEVQEGDTILLHAAAGGVGLLLTQLAKARGARVIGTVSTAEKESLAREAGADEVIRYDQVDFAEEVRKLTDGEGVAAVYDGVGKSTFDGSLASLRPRGFLVLFGAASGPVPPVDPQRLNAAGSVYLTRPTSAHYVATREELDWRAGELFGAVTSGTLNIRIGGRYPLAEAARAHEDLQARRTTGKVLLIP comes from the coding sequence ATGCCCACGGCAGTGCAGATCCGGCGGACCGGCGGACCCGAGGTGCTGGAGGTCGGTGACGTCGAGATCGGCGATCCCGGTCCGGGTGAGCTGCTCGTCGATGTCGCCGCCGCGGGGGTGAACTACATCGACACCTACCAGCGGAGCGGGATCTACAAGCTGGACCTGCCGGTGACACTGGGCCAGGAGGGCGCCGGAACGGTGACCGCGGTCGGCGAGGGGGTGACCGGCTTCGCGGCGGGTGACCGGGTCGCGTGGCAGGGTCACCTCGGCGGCTACGCGCAGCGGGCCCGCATCCCCGCGCAGATCGCGGTGAAGGTTCCGGACGGCGTTTCGGACGAAACCGCCGCCGCGACCATGCTGCAGGGCGTCACCGCGCACTACCTGGTGCGCTCGACGTACGAGGTCCAGGAGGGCGACACGATCCTGCTGCACGCCGCGGCGGGCGGGGTCGGTCTGCTGTTGACCCAACTGGCCAAGGCCCGGGGCGCGCGTGTGATCGGCACGGTGTCGACGGCGGAGAAGGAGTCACTGGCCCGGGAGGCCGGCGCCGACGAGGTGATCCGGTACGACCAGGTCGATTTCGCCGAGGAGGTCCGGAAACTGACCGACGGCGAGGGTGTCGCCGCGGTCTACGACGGCGTCGGCAAGTCGACGTTCGACGGAAGCCTGGCCAGCCTGCGCCCGCGGGGCTTCCTGGTGCTGTTCGGGGCGGCGAGCGGCCCCGTCCCCCCGGTCGACCCGCAACGCCTGAACGCGGCAGGCTCGGTCTACCTGACGCGCCCCACCTCCGCCCACTATGTGGCCACGCGCGAGGAACTGGACTGGCGAGCGGGCGAACTGTTCGGGGCTGTGACGTCCGGGACGCTGAACATCCGCATCGGGGGCCGGTATCCCCTGGCGGAGGCGGCCCGGGCGCATGAGGATCTGCAGGCCCGCCGCACGACGGGCAAGGTTCTGCTGATCCCCTGA
- a CDS encoding acyl-CoA desaturase, whose amino-acid sequence MTKPLISHRRSSGQMIVLKAFLLIPFLALITAVPLAWGWGLTWLDLGLAVVFYVVATLGVTVGYHRYFTHGAFKTGRPLRVAMAIAGSMAVQGSVIFWVASHRRHHAFADREGDPHSPWLFGTSPAALLRGFWHAHMGWMFQREVTNYERFAPDLLADDDLRVVNRLFWLWIVLSLGLPTLLGGLLSWSWWGAVTAFFWAGLVRIAFLHHVTWSVNSICHMIGDRPFASRDKAANFWPLAILSMGESWHNSHHADPTCARHGVLRGQLDVSARLIWMFEKLGWARDVRWPRAERLAAKRLEPAS is encoded by the coding sequence ATGACGAAACCGCTGATCTCGCATCGCCGGTCCTCCGGTCAGATGATCGTGCTGAAGGCGTTCCTGCTGATCCCGTTCCTGGCCCTCATCACCGCTGTGCCGCTGGCGTGGGGCTGGGGCCTGACCTGGCTGGACCTCGGCCTGGCCGTGGTGTTCTACGTCGTCGCGACGCTCGGCGTGACCGTCGGGTATCACCGCTACTTCACCCACGGGGCGTTCAAGACGGGGCGTCCCCTGCGGGTCGCGATGGCGATCGCCGGCAGCATGGCCGTGCAGGGTTCGGTCATCTTCTGGGTGGCCAGCCACCGGCGGCACCACGCGTTCGCCGACCGGGAGGGCGACCCGCACTCGCCGTGGCTGTTCGGCACGAGCCCGGCGGCGCTGCTGCGGGGTTTCTGGCACGCGCACATGGGCTGGATGTTCCAGCGTGAGGTGACCAACTACGAGCGGTTCGCCCCGGACCTGCTGGCCGATGACGACCTGCGGGTGGTCAACCGGCTGTTCTGGCTGTGGATCGTGCTGAGCCTCGGGCTGCCGACGCTGCTCGGCGGGCTGCTGAGCTGGTCGTGGTGGGGCGCGGTCACCGCGTTCTTCTGGGCCGGTCTGGTGCGGATCGCGTTCCTGCACCACGTGACGTGGTCGGTGAACTCGATCTGCCACATGATCGGCGACCGCCCGTTCGCGAGCCGGGACAAGGCGGCGAACTTCTGGCCGCTGGCGATCCTGTCGATGGGCGAGTCGTGGCACAACTCTCACCACGCCGACCCGACGTGCGCCCGGCACGGGGTGCTGCGGGGGCAGCTGGACGTGTCGGCGCGGCTGATCTGGATGTTCGAGAAGCTGGGCTGGGCGCGCGACGTGCGGTGGCCGCGCGCCGAGCGCCTCGCCGCGAAGCGCCTCGAACCCGCTTCCTAG
- a CDS encoding COX15/CtaA family protein produces MSLNSLIARLPYPSRTAQRAIAVAAIVAQAGIGVTGSVVRVTGSGLGCPTWPQCFPGSLVPVAHPEFDTLNQWIEFSNRLLTVVVVLVSALAVLAAWRVQIAHPERKRLVKLAWTMPGGVVLQAVVGGMTVLARLEWWTVAIHFLASTPLVWLAVLLLRAFNEGDQPARWLVPPLAKKLLVTLVVAMWGILIAGTTVTGAGPHGGDPETHRLDAPIATLAQVHGGILVFYLLVLATFGLALMRGGTPAAVWRRYAIVWVVALAQGVLGSVQYALGIPEALVSLHVLGSALVIVATAALWCGCRDRGPVVSAAAPESPELAAAR; encoded by the coding sequence GTGTCACTGAACTCCCTGATCGCCCGCCTGCCCTACCCGTCGCGCACGGCGCAGCGCGCGATCGCCGTCGCCGCGATCGTGGCCCAGGCCGGCATCGGGGTCACCGGATCGGTCGTGCGGGTCACCGGGTCCGGGCTCGGCTGCCCGACCTGGCCGCAGTGCTTCCCCGGCAGCCTCGTGCCGGTCGCGCACCCCGAGTTCGACACGCTCAACCAGTGGATCGAGTTCAGCAACCGGCTGCTCACGGTCGTCGTCGTCCTGGTCTCCGCGCTGGCCGTGCTCGCCGCGTGGCGGGTCCAGATCGCCCATCCCGAGCGCAAGCGCCTGGTGAAACTCGCGTGGACGATGCCGGGCGGTGTCGTGCTGCAGGCCGTGGTCGGCGGCATGACCGTGCTCGCGCGGCTGGAGTGGTGGACGGTCGCGATCCACTTCCTGGCCTCCACCCCGCTGGTGTGGCTGGCGGTACTGCTGTTGCGCGCCTTCAACGAGGGCGATCAGCCCGCGCGGTGGCTGGTCCCGCCGCTGGCGAAGAAGCTGCTGGTGACGCTCGTGGTCGCGATGTGGGGGATCCTGATCGCCGGCACCACCGTCACCGGCGCGGGCCCGCACGGTGGTGACCCGGAGACGCACCGGCTGGACGCGCCGATCGCGACCCTCGCCCAGGTCCACGGCGGGATCCTGGTCTTCTACCTGCTGGTGCTCGCGACGTTCGGGCTGGCGCTGATGCGCGGCGGCACCCCGGCCGCGGTGTGGCGCCGCTACGCGATCGTCTGGGTGGTGGCGCTGGCGCAGGGGGTGCTGGGGTCGGTGCAGTACGCGCTCGGCATCCCGGAGGCGCTGGTGTCGCTGCACGTCCTGGGGTCGGCGCTGGTGATCGTGGCGACGGCGGCGCTGTGGTGCGGCTGCCGTGACCGCGGACCGGTCGTGTCGGCCGCGGCGCCGGAGAGCCCGGAGCTGGCCGCCGCGCGATAG
- a CDS encoding ABC transporter permease — MGSRARMLLTHAKVETSLTLRHGEQILLTLLIPLALLIGLTLLDILPTGDLDGVSKVDWLTPRIFALAVMSSAFTGQAIALGFDRRYGVLKRLSATAIPRWLLVAGRIVAALVVVLLQVVVLGVVAAFLGWSPSAAGIAAAVVLLVLGTLSFGALGVLLGGSLRAEAVLALANIVWFVLLLAGGILLAPSTMPGGAATVVELLPSGALAEGLRAALVDGHLAGGPVAVLAGWTVVASAVAAKTTRLT; from the coding sequence ATGGGCAGCCGCGCCCGCATGCTGCTGACCCACGCGAAGGTGGAGACCAGCCTGACGCTGCGGCACGGCGAGCAGATCCTGCTCACCCTGCTGATCCCGCTGGCGCTGCTGATCGGCCTGACGCTGCTGGACATCCTGCCCACCGGAGACCTCGACGGGGTGTCCAAGGTGGACTGGCTGACGCCGCGGATCTTCGCGCTCGCGGTGATGTCGTCGGCGTTCACCGGGCAGGCGATCGCGCTCGGGTTCGACCGCCGCTACGGCGTGCTGAAACGGTTGTCCGCCACCGCGATCCCGCGGTGGCTGCTCGTGGCGGGGCGGATCGTCGCCGCGCTCGTGGTGGTGTTGCTGCAGGTCGTCGTGCTCGGGGTGGTCGCCGCGTTCCTCGGGTGGAGCCCGTCGGCGGCCGGGATCGCCGCGGCCGTCGTCCTGCTCGTGCTCGGCACGCTGAGCTTCGGCGCCCTGGGCGTGCTGCTCGGCGGTTCGCTGCGCGCGGAGGCGGTGCTGGCGCTGGCCAACATCGTGTGGTTCGTGCTGCTGCTCGCGGGCGGCATCCTGCTGGCTCCCTCGACGATGCCCGGCGGTGCCGCGACGGTCGTCGAGCTGCTGCCCTCCGGTGCGCTGGCCGAAGGTCTGCGTGCCGCGCTGGTCGACGGGCATCTCGCGGGCGGTCCGGTCGCGGTGCTGGCCGGGTGGACCGTCGTGGCGAGCGCGGTGGCCGCGAAGACGACAAGACTGACCTGA
- a CDS encoding ABC transporter ATP-binding protein: MSTPAVEITGLVKRYGSKTAVDGLDLKMDRGRLLALLGPNGAGKTTTVEICEGFRRADSGSVRVLGLDPAREGAALRPRIGVMPQGGGAYPGVRAGEMLGLVASCAANPLDPAWLLDVLGLAPAKRTPFKRLSGGQQQRLSLACALVGRPELVFLDEPTAGMDPQARRLVWELLGALRSDGVSVLLTTHLMEEAEALADDVVIVDHGRVIAEGTPSALTADDADTAQLRFKARAGLDTGLLSAALPEGYHVQEAAPGSYQVAGKVNPQVVSTVTAWCAQQGVLAEELHVGKRDLEEVFLELTGRELRS, encoded by the coding sequence GTGAGCACACCTGCCGTCGAGATCACCGGGCTGGTGAAGCGGTACGGCTCGAAGACCGCGGTCGACGGCCTGGACCTGAAAATGGACCGCGGCCGCCTGCTCGCGTTGCTGGGGCCCAACGGCGCGGGCAAGACCACCACCGTCGAGATCTGCGAGGGCTTCCGCCGCGCCGACTCCGGTTCGGTGCGTGTGCTGGGCCTCGATCCGGCGCGTGAAGGCGCCGCGCTGCGGCCGCGGATCGGCGTGATGCCACAGGGTGGCGGCGCCTACCCCGGCGTGCGGGCAGGCGAGATGCTGGGCCTGGTCGCCTCCTGCGCCGCGAACCCGCTCGATCCCGCGTGGCTGCTGGACGTCCTCGGCCTCGCCCCCGCGAAACGCACCCCGTTCAAACGGCTGTCCGGCGGGCAGCAGCAGCGCCTGTCGCTGGCCTGCGCCCTGGTCGGGCGTCCCGAGCTGGTGTTCCTCGACGAGCCGACCGCGGGCATGGACCCGCAGGCCCGCCGCCTGGTGTGGGAGCTGCTGGGCGCGCTGCGCTCCGACGGGGTCAGCGTGCTGCTCACCACGCACCTCATGGAGGAGGCCGAGGCGCTGGCCGACGACGTCGTGATCGTCGACCACGGCCGGGTCATCGCCGAGGGCACGCCCAGCGCGCTGACCGCCGACGACGCCGACACCGCGCAGCTGCGGTTCAAGGCCCGTGCCGGGCTGGACACCGGCCTGCTGTCCGCCGCGCTGCCCGAGGGCTACCACGTGCAGGAGGCCGCGCCCGGCAGCTACCAGGTGGCCGGGAAGGTGAACCCGCAGGTGGTGTCCACCGTGACCGCGTGGTGCGCGCAGCAGGGTGTGCTGGCCGAGGAGCTGCACGTCGGCAAGCGCGACCTGGAAGAGGTCTTCCTCGAGCTGACCGGACGGGAGCTCCGATCGTGA
- the mptB gene encoding polyprenol phosphomannose-dependent alpha 1,6 mannosyltransferase MptB yields the protein MGEQSTGGGAVSVPLSPVRPPRAGPLERDERRALEIIRRLGTMGALLLALGSLGAGAAPVLNPVQELPVLRLFSRIPTVSLAICFAGMGMLVVGWLLLGRFARPGRDRLATRAQLTRTLVMWLVPLMFIPPLFSRDVYSYLAQSEIVHRGMDPYSLGPAQALGVADPLTSGVSNMWRETPAPYGPLFLKVGSWISALVGDNIVAGVLLQRALALVGVALVIWALPRLAQRFGVEPATALWLGAANPLVLFHLVAGAHNEALGIGLMVAGLELGIRKLPVRVTGDTPPPLARGELLFIVLGATVITLGAAIKINALIALGFFGVMIARRWHGRISDLLRAAALVTGVFGVVMVAICLGTGLGFGWVGALGTPGMVRSWISPTAELSNLGGLLGIALGLGNHTDALVSILQLAGTALAALITVKFLWDSFRWRYRPIIGLGVSLGAFMMLHVAMQPWWLLWAVIPLAAAAGTSRFRHAATVVSVALAFLAAPPGSTFDGRSFVVPQAYLAALLVVAVAVLTVWRRAPLLVKRDPQPVA from the coding sequence TTGGGCGAGCAGAGCACCGGAGGCGGTGCGGTGTCGGTACCGCTGTCCCCGGTGCGGCCTCCCCGGGCCGGTCCGCTGGAGCGGGACGAGCGCCGCGCGCTGGAGATCATCCGCCGCCTCGGGACGATGGGCGCGCTGCTGCTCGCGCTGGGCTCGCTGGGCGCCGGAGCGGCGCCCGTGCTCAACCCGGTCCAGGAACTGCCCGTCCTGCGGCTGTTCTCCCGCATCCCGACGGTCTCGCTGGCCATCTGCTTCGCGGGCATGGGCATGCTCGTCGTGGGCTGGCTGCTCCTCGGCCGGTTCGCCAGGCCCGGCCGCGACCGGCTCGCCACCCGCGCCCAGCTGACCCGCACGCTGGTCATGTGGCTGGTGCCGCTGATGTTCATCCCGCCGCTGTTCTCCCGCGACGTCTACAGCTATCTGGCGCAGAGCGAGATCGTGCACCGCGGCATGGACCCCTACTCGCTGGGGCCCGCGCAGGCGCTCGGCGTGGCCGATCCGCTCACCAGCGGCGTGTCGAACATGTGGCGGGAGACCCCCGCGCCCTACGGTCCGCTGTTCCTCAAGGTGGGCAGCTGGATCTCCGCGCTGGTCGGCGACAACATCGTCGCCGGTGTCCTGCTGCAGCGCGCGCTCGCGCTCGTCGGCGTGGCACTGGTCATCTGGGCGCTGCCGCGCCTCGCGCAGAGGTTCGGGGTCGAGCCGGCGACCGCGCTGTGGCTGGGCGCGGCGAACCCGCTCGTGCTGTTCCACCTGGTCGCCGGCGCGCACAACGAGGCGCTGGGCATCGGGCTGATGGTCGCCGGGCTGGAACTGGGCATCCGCAAGCTGCCGGTCCGCGTCACCGGCGACACGCCGCCGCCGCTGGCCCGTGGTGAACTGCTGTTCATCGTCCTGGGCGCGACGGTCATCACGCTGGGTGCCGCTATCAAGATCAACGCGCTGATCGCGCTGGGCTTCTTCGGCGTCATGATCGCGCGACGCTGGCACGGCCGGATCTCCGATCTGCTGCGGGCCGCGGCGCTGGTCACCGGGGTGTTCGGGGTGGTCATGGTCGCGATCTGCCTGGGTACCGGGCTGGGTTTCGGCTGGGTCGGCGCGCTCGGCACCCCCGGAATGGTGCGCAGCTGGATCTCCCCCACCGCGGAACTGTCCAACCTCGGCGGTCTGCTGGGCATCGCGCTGGGGCTGGGCAACCACACCGACGCGCTGGTATCGATCCTGCAGCTGGCGGGCACCGCCCTCGCCGCGCTGATCACCGTGAAGTTCCTGTGGGACAGCTTCCGCTGGCGCTACCGGCCCATCATCGGGCTCGGCGTCTCGCTGGGCGCGTTCATGATGCTGCACGTCGCGATGCAGCCGTGGTGGCTGCTGTGGGCGGTCATCCCGCTCGCCGCCGCGGCGGGCACGTCGCGGTTCCGCCACGCGGCCACCGTCGTCAGCGTCGCGCTGGCGTTCCTGGCCGCGCCGCCCGGCAGCACGTTCGACGGGCGCTCGTTCGTCGTGCCGCAGGCCTACCTGGCCGCGCTCCTCGTCGTCGCCGTCGCGGTGCTGACCGTGTGGCGCAGGGCACCTCTTCTGGTGAAGAGGGATCCGCAGCCGGTGGCCTGA
- a CDS encoding helix-turn-helix transcriptional regulator translates to MKNSGPTRHRDGEPRHPGDVVPAQATPEGRTRHEVARLLLEDGPIAAGVVADRLGISPTAVRRHLDALLADGEAETRDAPRRGPRGRGRPAKLFLLTETGRARFGHAYDDLAVSAIRFLAEHAGEEAVRAFAESRVAALVEPHRAAVAEADGPAHRAEALAAALTREGYAASARQVGASATGAGAQLCQHHCPVAHVAAEFPQLCEAETEAFARLLGTHVQRLATIARGDAACTTHVPAENPPGLQAKAPDGGERE, encoded by the coding sequence GTGAAAAACAGCGGACCCACCCGGCACCGGGACGGCGAGCCCCGCCACCCCGGTGACGTGGTGCCCGCTCAGGCCACCCCCGAGGGTCGCACACGCCACGAGGTCGCCCGTCTCCTGCTGGAGGACGGGCCGATCGCGGCGGGTGTCGTCGCCGACCGGCTGGGCATCAGCCCGACCGCGGTGCGGCGCCACCTGGACGCGCTGCTGGCCGACGGGGAGGCCGAGACGCGGGACGCGCCCCGGCGCGGACCGCGCGGACGGGGGCGCCCGGCCAAGCTCTTCCTGCTCACCGAGACGGGACGGGCACGGTTCGGCCATGCCTACGACGACCTCGCGGTATCGGCCATCCGCTTCCTCGCCGAGCACGCGGGAGAGGAAGCGGTGCGGGCGTTCGCGGAAAGCCGGGTGGCCGCCCTGGTCGAGCCGCACCGGGCCGCGGTCGCCGAAGCGGACGGTCCCGCGCACAGGGCGGAGGCCCTGGCCGCCGCCCTGACCAGGGAGGGTTACGCTGCGTCCGCCCGTCAGGTGGGTGCTTCGGCCACCGGTGCGGGCGCGCAACTGTGCCAGCACCACTGCCCGGTCGCCCACGTCGCCGCTGAGTTCCCGCAGCTGTGCGAGGCGGAAACCGAGGCGTTCGCCAGGTTGCTGGGCACCCACGTCCAGCGGCTGGCCACCATCGCGCGCGGCGACGCCGCGTGCACGACACACGTCCCAGCGGAGAATCCGCCGGGTCTGCAAGCGAAAGCTCCGGACGGAGGGGAACGCGAATGA
- the sufB gene encoding Fe-S cluster assembly protein SufB: protein MTAAAEQRNPTTAPLSQEETIDSLGNYAFGWADSDAAGASARRGLNTEVVADISAKKSEPEWMLEARQKALKLFERKPMPNWGADLSGIDFDNIKYFVRSTEQQAASWDELPEDIKNTYDKLGIPEAEKQRLIAGVAAQYESEVVYHKIREDLEAQGVIFLDTDTGLKEHPELFEEYFGSVIPAGDNKFSALNTAVWSGGSFIYVPPGVHVDIPLQAYFRINTENMGQFERTLIIVDEGAYVHYVEGCTAPIYKSDSLHSAVVEIIVKKGGRCRYTTIQNWSNNVYNLVTKRAKCEEGATMEWIDGNIGSKVTMKYPSVFLMGEHAKGEVLSIAFAGEGQHQDAGAKMEHLAPHTSSTIVSKSVARGGGRTSYRGLVKVAKRAHHSASTVKCDALLVDTISRSDTYPYVDIRNDDVSMGHEATVSKVSEDQLFYLMSRGLTEDEAMAMVVRGFVEPIARELPMEYALELNRLIELQMEGAVG from the coding sequence ATGACTGCCGCTGCCGAGCAGCGCAATCCCACCACAGCGCCGTTGTCCCAGGAAGAGACGATCGACTCCCTGGGTAACTACGCCTTCGGGTGGGCCGACTCGGACGCCGCGGGGGCCAGTGCCCGCCGCGGGCTGAACACCGAGGTCGTGGCCGACATCTCCGCGAAGAAGAGCGAACCGGAGTGGATGCTCGAAGCGCGCCAGAAGGCGCTGAAGCTCTTCGAGCGCAAGCCGATGCCCAACTGGGGCGCGGACCTGTCGGGGATCGACTTCGACAACATCAAGTACTTCGTGCGCTCCACCGAGCAGCAGGCCGCGAGCTGGGACGAGCTGCCCGAGGACATCAAGAACACCTACGACAAGCTGGGCATCCCGGAGGCGGAGAAGCAGCGCCTGATCGCCGGCGTCGCGGCCCAGTACGAGTCGGAGGTCGTCTACCACAAGATCCGCGAGGACCTCGAGGCCCAGGGCGTCATCTTCCTGGACACCGACACCGGCCTCAAGGAGCACCCGGAGCTGTTCGAGGAGTACTTCGGCTCGGTCATCCCGGCCGGTGACAACAAGTTCTCCGCGCTGAACACCGCGGTGTGGTCCGGTGGGTCGTTCATCTACGTGCCGCCGGGCGTGCACGTGGACATCCCGCTGCAGGCCTACTTCCGGATCAACACCGAGAACATGGGCCAGTTCGAGCGGACCCTGATCATCGTCGACGAGGGCGCCTACGTCCATTACGTCGAGGGCTGCACCGCCCCGATCTACAAGTCCGACTCGCTGCACTCGGCCGTCGTGGAGATCATCGTGAAGAAGGGCGGCCGCTGCCGCTACACGACGATCCAGAACTGGTCGAACAACGTCTACAACCTGGTCACCAAGCGCGCCAAGTGCGAAGAGGGCGCGACCATGGAGTGGATTGACGGCAACATCGGGTCCAAGGTGACCATGAAGTACCCGTCGGTGTTCCTGATGGGCGAGCACGCCAAGGGCGAGGTCCTCTCGATCGCGTTCGCGGGCGAGGGCCAGCACCAGGACGCCGGCGCGAAGATGGAGCACCTGGCGCCGCACACCTCCTCGACCATCGTGTCGAAGTCGGTGGCGCGCGGTGGCGGCCGCACCTCCTACCGCGGCCTGGTGAAGGTGGCCAAGCGGGCGCACCACTCCGCCTCCACGGTGAAGTGCGACGCGCTGCTGGTCGACACCATCTCGCGGTCGGACACCTACCCCTACGTCGACATCCGCAACGACGACGTGTCGATGGGCCACGAGGCCACGGTCTCGAAGGTGTCCGAGGACCAGCTGTTCTACCTGATGTCGCGCGGTCTCACCGAGGACGAGGCCATGGCCATGGTCGTGCGCGGGTTCGTCGAGCCCATCGCGCGCGAGCTGCCCATGGAGTACGCGCTCGAGCTGAACCGCCTGATCGAACTGCAGATGGAAGGAGCCGTCGGCTGA
- the sufD gene encoding Fe-S cluster assembly protein SufD, translating into MTVAENTAAAAEAVVPATSRAERFTGYDVQAFEVPGGREENWRFTPMKRLRGLHDGTAAASGEVKVDVEAAPEVRVETVGREDERLGQAGVPSDRIAAQAYSSFGTATLVTLPKETRASKPTVLRLTGPGEGNTAYGHVQVRAEAYAEGVVVLDHLGSGTYADNVEFVVGEGAKLTVVSVQDWADDAVHVSEQHLKLGKDSTIKHIVVTLGGDLVRVSPTAAFAGPGGDVEMLGLYFADAGQHQEHRLFVDHAVPNCKSNVMYKGALQGDDAHAVWIGDVLIRAAAEGTETYELNRNLVLTPGARADSVPNLEIETGEIAGAGHASATGRFDDEQLFYLQSRGIEEEQARRLVVRGFFHEILMKIDVPEVRERLTAAIEQELEAVGS; encoded by the coding sequence ATGACGGTAGCCGAGAACACCGCTGCCGCCGCGGAGGCCGTCGTCCCGGCGACCTCCCGCGCGGAGCGTTTCACCGGGTACGACGTCCAGGCCTTCGAGGTCCCCGGCGGCCGCGAGGAGAACTGGCGCTTCACCCCGATGAAGCGGCTGCGCGGGCTGCACGACGGCACCGCCGCGGCCTCCGGTGAGGTCAAGGTCGACGTCGAGGCCGCGCCCGAGGTGCGTGTCGAGACCGTCGGCCGTGAGGACGAGCGCCTCGGCCAGGCCGGCGTGCCGAGCGACCGGATCGCCGCGCAGGCGTACTCGTCGTTCGGCACCGCGACCCTGGTGACCCTGCCGAAGGAGACCAGGGCGTCGAAGCCGACCGTGCTGCGGCTGACCGGCCCCGGCGAGGGCAACACGGCCTACGGGCACGTGCAGGTGCGCGCCGAAGCCTATGCCGAGGGCGTGGTCGTGCTCGACCACCTCGGTTCGGGCACCTACGCCGACAACGTCGAGTTCGTCGTCGGCGAGGGCGCGAAGCTCACCGTGGTCAGCGTCCAGGACTGGGCCGACGACGCGGTGCACGTCTCCGAGCAGCACCTGAAGCTGGGCAAGGACTCCACGATCAAGCACATCGTGGTCACCCTGGGCGGCGACCTGGTGCGCGTCTCGCCCACCGCGGCCTTCGCAGGCCCCGGCGGCGACGTGGAGATGCTGGGCCTGTACTTCGCCGACGCCGGCCAGCACCAGGAGCACCGCCTCTTCGTCGACCACGCGGTCCCGAACTGCAAGTCGAACGTGATGTACAAGGGCGCGCTGCAGGGCGACGACGCTCACGCGGTGTGGATCGGCGACGTGCTGATCCGGGCCGCGGCCGAGGGCACCGAGACCTACGAGCTCAACCGCAACCTCGTGCTCACCCCGGGCGCGCGCGCCGACTCGGTGCCGAACCTGGAGATCGAGACCGGCGAGATCGCCGGCGCCGGTCACGCCAGCGCCACCGGAAGGTTCGACGACGAGCAGTTGTTCTACCTGCAGTCGCGCGGGATCGAGGAGGAGCAGGCGCGGCGTCTGGTCGTGCGCGGGTTCTTCCACGAGATCCTGATGAAGATCGACGTGCCCGAGGTGCGCGAGCGCCTGACCGCGGCGATCGAGCAGGAACTCGAAGCAGTCGGCAGCTGA